A part of Arachis hypogaea cultivar Tifrunner chromosome 12, arahy.Tifrunner.gnm2.J5K5, whole genome shotgun sequence genomic DNA contains:
- the LOC140176867 gene encoding disease resistance protein Roq1-like, whose translation MAHVSPSTSSSSFFYSYTYDVFLSFRGKDTRKGFTGSLYNALRQRGIHTFIDDEGLRVGEEITPSLLNVIDDSRIAIVVFSKDYASSSFCLKELVKILDCADSKGRLVLPVFYDVDPSDVRHQNGSYGVALAKHEKRHNVEEWRKALSKAANLSGWHFKQGYYPHYHSF comes from the coding sequence ATGGCACATGTTtcaccatcaacatcatcatcttcattctTCTACAGCTATACTTATGATGTTTTCCTAAGTTTCAGAGGTAAAGATACAAGAAAAGGCTTCACCGGAAGCCTCTACAATGCATTGCGTCAAAGGGGAATCCACACCTTCATTGATGATGAGGGCCTCAGAGTAGGGGAAGAGATAACCCCATCACTTCTAAATGTGATTGATGACTCTAGGATTGCCATTGTTGTGTTCTCAAAGGATTATGCTTCCTCAAGTTTTTGTCTCAAAGAACTTGTGAAGATCCTTGACTGTGCGGATTCAAAGGGTCGCCTAGTTTTGCCTGTTTTCTATGATGTGGATCCTTCTGATGTGAGACATCAAAATGGTAGCTATGGAGTAGCTTTGGCTAAGCATGAAAAGAGGCACAATGTGGAAGAATGGAGAAAAGCTTTGAGTAAAGCTGCAAACTTGTCTGGTTGGCATTTCAAACAAGGGTACTACCCACACTACCACTCTTTTTAA